One region of Cinclus cinclus chromosome 1, bCinCin1.1, whole genome shotgun sequence genomic DNA includes:
- the LOC134051126 gene encoding feather beta keratin-like: MACCQPCGPTPLANSCNEPCALQCQDSRVIINPSPVLVTLPGPIMTSFPQNTVVGSTSSAAVGTELNAQGQPISGGFGFGLGYGLGYGYGLGGLGCYGRRGGYNC, translated from the coding sequence ATGGCCTGCTGCCAACCCTGCGGACCCACcccgctggccaacagctgcaacgagccctgtgccctgcaatGCCAGGACTCCCGCGTCATCATCAACCCTTCCCCCGTGCTGGTCACCCTGCCAGGACCCATCATGacctccttcccccagaacACCGTCGTCGGATCCACCTCCTCGGCTGCCGTTGGCACTGAACTCaatgcccagggacagcccatCTCTGGTGGATTTGGCTTCGGCCTTGGCTACGGGCTGGGCTATGGCTATGGGCTGGGAGGCCTGGGCTGCTACGGCAGAAGGGGTGGCTACAACTGCTAA